From Salvelinus namaycush isolate Seneca chromosome 2, SaNama_1.0, whole genome shotgun sequence, one genomic window encodes:
- the LOC120026541 gene encoding ubiquitin-conjugating enzyme E2 C-like — protein MASQNMDPAAASSTAALKGTETGGSAAKGSVTKRLQQELMTLMMSGDKGISAFPESDNLFKWIGTIDGAQGTVYEGLRYKLSLEFPSGYPYKAPRVKFVTPCFHPNVDDQGFICLDILKDKWSALYDVRSILLSIQSLLGEPNIESPLNTAAAELWDNQEAFKVHLNTTYKN, from the exons ATGGCCTCTCAAAATATGGACCCTGCAGCAGCCTCATCCACAGCAGCTCTGAAAGGCACTGAGACCGGTGGGAGTGCAGCAAAGGGCTCAGTCACGAAAAG ACTTCAACAAGAACTGATGACACTAATG ATGTCTGGAGATAAAGGGATCTCCGCTTTCCCGGAGTCTGACAACCTTTTTAAGTGGATAGGAACGATAGACGGAGCGCAGGGAACA GTTTACGAAGGCCTGAGGTACAAGCTGTCGTTGGAGTTCCCCAGTGGCTACCCGTACAAAGCCCCCCGAGTGAAGTTCGTCACGCCATGTTTTCACCCCAACGTCGATGATCAGGGCTTCATCTGTCTCGATATCTTGAAAGACAAATGGTCAGCCCTGTACGACGTACGGTCCATTCTTCTGTCCATCCAGAGTTTATTAGGAG AGCCTAACATTGAGAGTCCATTGAACACTGCTGCTGCTGAGCTTTGGGATAACCAGGAAG CCTTCAAAGTCCATTTGAACACAACCTACAAGAACTGA